The Nostoc sp. 'Peltigera membranacea cyanobiont' N6 genome contains the following window.
CTAACCTCAAGCCAATCCCAAAAGGTTCTGTAGGTGATAAACGTGATTTGAGTTTAGGAATATAGTTTTCTAAATTAGCGAAAACCTCTAGCCAACTTTCACCAGGATGAATATTGCTGCAATAAGTTAAGTGAAAATTATTATTTTTTGTAATTTTCATTTTCTCGCTCTATCCCTTGTATATGTAATCTGTTTTCTTTGGCTTCAACTATTTCACAAAATACTTGCTACATATTCATGGTTAGGGGCGCATAGATGTGCGCCCCTATAGCCAATTTATGGTATTACTGGATGTACACATTCAAATTTAAGTAACAGCAAATACTTTTGCTAACTTCATCGAAATTGGTAGCAATATTAGAACGAATAAACCGTAATACAAACCAGCAAAACCAGATGCAACGGTTGCATCTAAGACTATTAGGGATAAAACACCTATTTTCACAGCATTGCGGATATTTTCGGCTATCGGTTCCCGCGCCGCTTTGATAAAGTTAGGCAAGATTCTGATAGCTAAGAAAACAGCGAATGGTAGGGCTGCGATCGCTGTATACTCTCCTAATAATCCTAAAGCTAAAACTGCCGTCAAAACTATTGCAATCAGTAGTAGTGCAACTACTCCCGTAATCTTCTTACCTCCGTGAACTTCACCCTGACTAATTGCGGTGATAGCAGCAATATAAATAACAGGAATTAATGCTAAATACCAGCGTTCTCCGATAATTGCTGGTACAGCACTTACGCCTAATAATAAATTACTACCACGACATAAACCCATATTAAGCGGGCCGAAAAAAGGATGATGTTTGGCGAGTGAATCATACAGGAGGCATGAAAAAATGATGAATGTAGCGATCGCAGCACTCAACAACGATACTTGAAAAGCAGCTATAATGCCGATGGCAAAAAGTATACTCCCCAATAAAGTAGCATTTTGACGAGATACGCGACCGCTGGGAATTGCTCTATTTGGTCGCTCTTTTGCATCTAATTCGGCATCGAAAACATCGTTAAAAACTATCCCACCACCGTATAAACCAGTTGTAGCTAATAGCAACCAAGCTAATGGAATTAGTATGGTAAAACTTGCTTCTCCATTGATTAATTGAGCAAAAATCATCCCAGAGCCGGAAGCAGCAAAACCAACAAGAATATCCGCCCAAGCAGTAACAATATTAGCAGGACGCATCAATTCCAGATAACCCCGCCAGCTTTGAAAATTTAAGCTTGCAACATTCACTTATCTGCCTCCATGCCTACTAATTTCTTAAAATTAAGATATGAATATCTTTTACAATCCCCCATACCCCAATCCCAATTTCTTATTCAATCAACACATAATCTGAAACTGATTTGATTCCTGGTTCCTGTCCCCGCAGCACAGAATTACCACTAAATAATTGACGCTGATCGACAGATTGCGGATTGAGCCAGTCTGACGCTTTCATCTGCCCAGTTTGACTGTAAGCAGCTAGAGCATTTTCATAACAAACTGCTCGCACGTGTTCTTCAGGAATGCCTCTATCTAACATCAATTGAGCCGTTTTTGGGACAGCCAAAGGATCGCTGATACCCCAATCAGCGCTACTATCCACAATGATGCGATCGCGTCCATACTTACGGACAACTTCTACCATCCTGGCGTTACCCATCTTCGTCTGTGGATAAATTGTGAAAGCTGCCCAAAAACCCCGTCCTAATACTTCTTCAACAGTTTCTTCGTTGTTGTGATCGATAACTACTTGTGAGGGATCTAAACCATATTCAATACAACGATCCATACTCCGACTAGCACCCGCCTTTTTATTGCGATGAGGAGTATGAATTAGTACCAACATATCGAGTTCTTTGGCTAATTCTAACTGTTGACAAAAGTACTTATCTTCTGCTTCTGTCATGTCGTCATAGCCAATTTCACCAATGGCAACAACTCCTTCTTTACAAGCATAAAGTGGTAGCAGTTCCATAACTTCAGTGGCTAGCGCTTCATTGTTAGCTTCCTTCGGGTTTAGTCCGATTGTACAATAGTGTTGGATGCCAAACTGACTAGCACGAAAGCGTTCCCAGCCTACAAGACTACTAAAATAGTCTTTAAATGAGCCAGCATTGGTTCGGGGTTGTCCTAACCAAAAAGCTGGTTCAATAACGGCGACAATGCCATATTCCCGCATTACTAAGTAATCATAAGTAGTACGGGAACACATGTGAATGTGAGGATCGATATACATCATACTGTGGTTTAATAATTGGGCATTGGGAACTTGTACTGACCGCAGTCGTTGGCGCAGCCTCTCGTAGAGAAGTATTGGGAATTGCGGATGGGAAGGAGAATAATAACCCCTAACTATTTTACAGACGCGATTAATCGCGTCTCTCCTAACTCAGCACTCAGAAATCATTTGTAGCTAAAACTGCTCCAAGTCAGATTACCTTGTTGAATGGATGACTGTAAATCTGGATAACGGGAGAGTAATGCTTGGGCTTGGGGTAAAGGAGACTCAGCACAAGCTAACGCTGCTGCTTGTTGCTCGTCTGTATCTCCATTAGCTAGGACTTTTTCCAAATCTGTGATGATGGCGCTATCTGCAAACCGCCCTACAGGTCGCCAAAGTTCTGGCGTAACTGAGCGTTTAGCTGCCCAACGTTCATGAGCATAGTCTGCCAACATCCTCGCTAATTCTGGGTTAGCACGCCGATCTAGACCCCAAATTAGATGCAACGGACTGCCGACAAACACAGCCTTTAGCACCATCTGATTCCAAGCAGCATTATCTAAGTAATTTGCTGGATAAGGGTTACGTAGTGCTATAGCTTGAAATACATTACTCATATTGCTGCGAATTCCCTCAGCAGTACGATGGCGATGTAACTCTGGATGTGGTAATAAGGGCAAACTTTGATAAAGGGCAACTAACTCCCCCATATCGGCAGTAGAAAAGACTCGATCGAGCGATCGCACGTACCCCTCAGCATCATCGTGGGGCAAAGCTAGAAGCAAAAGTGTGCGACCTGCTCGATCTACACTCCAATTACCAGGATACCAACCTGGAATCGCGTCCTGTGCTGATTCCAAGTCCTGGAATGTTAGCTGCAAATCCTGTTTACCTAGATAACGCGGCACAGCACTAAATGCCGTGAAAAAAACTCTCTCAGCAGCGCCGCTAGCAATCTGTGTCTGCTTCTGTTCCAGCCAAGCAAAAGCTTTCTCTGAAACAGACTTTAACAGCCAGTGATGCAGTAACTTGTTTACTTTACTCATGATGAATTTCAGGAGAAGTTGCCCAACTTTTTTGTGACAACTAAGTATAAAATTTACCACTAAACTTGATAGTTTGTGATTAAAGCAGCTAGATAATATACTACTAATATCAGAACTTCACCGAATCTATAAAAATATCCTAACTTTAAACAAGATATTGTAAAGATATAATTTTGATTAGATAAATCTGAAATTTATCTTACGTAAAAACTTTAGAATTTTTATGTGATGATGATATTTATTGCCAACCTCAGATAAAAAATCTAGGCATCAATCAAATTAGGAATTAATGTTATTTTGAACTTTATCCTACTAGGTAAAAGCAGTTAAAAAACATATTTTTTTAGTGCTTATACTTGTCTAGTAAATTATTTATGTATTGAAGCTCTCAATTTAATTATTGTGTTAATTCTGCTGCCAAATTTAATTTTATTACCTCTATTTCCAGTTAGTTAAAAACTTCTAATATCCCAATGACTATTCAACAAAAAACTGCTCTGACTCTGCAACCAATTAACCAACGTGTCCGCGTCACGTTTAATTATGATGTTCACTTCACTAAAGGTCTGTTTGAGTTAGATAATCCTTTACTAGCACAAGTGATTGCT
Protein-coding sequences here:
- a CDS encoding EboA family metabolite traffic protein — protein: MSKVNKLLHHWLLKSVSEKAFAWLEQKQTQIASGAAERVFFTAFSAVPRYLGKQDLQLTFQDLESAQDAIPGWYPGNWSVDRAGRTLLLLALPHDDAEGYVRSLDRVFSTADMGELVALYQSLPLLPHPELHRHRTAEGIRSNMSNVFQAIALRNPYPANYLDNAAWNQMVLKAVFVGSPLHLIWGLDRRANPELARMLADYAHERWAAKRSVTPELWRPVGRFADSAIITDLEKVLANGDTDEQQAAALACAESPLPQAQALLSRYPDLQSSIQQGNLTWSSFSYK
- a CDS encoding TatD family hydrolase, whose product is MCSRTTYDYLVMREYGIVAVIEPAFWLGQPRTNAGSFKDYFSSLVGWERFRASQFGIQHYCTIGLNPKEANNEALATEVMELLPLYACKEGVVAIGEIGYDDMTEAEDKYFCQQLELAKELDMLVLIHTPHRNKKAGASRSMDRCIEYGLDPSQVVIDHNNEETVEEVLGRGFWAAFTIYPQTKMGNARMVEVVRKYGRDRIIVDSSADWGISDPLAVPKTAQLMLDRGIPEEHVRAVCYENALAAYSQTGQMKASDWLNPQSVDQRQLFSGNSVLRGQEPGIKSVSDYVLIE
- the eboC gene encoding UbiA-like protein EboC (EboC, a homolog the polyprenyltransferase UbiA, belongs to system of proteins involved in the trafficking of precursor metabolites to an extracytoplasmic compartment so that the biosynthesis of certain natural products, such as scytonemin, can be completed.); this translates as MNVASLNFQSWRGYLELMRPANIVTAWADILVGFAASGSGMIFAQLINGEASFTILIPLAWLLLATTGLYGGGIVFNDVFDAELDAKERPNRAIPSGRVSRQNATLLGSILFAIGIIAAFQVSLLSAAIATFIIFSCLLYDSLAKHHPFFGPLNMGLCRGSNLLLGVSAVPAIIGERWYLALIPVIYIAAITAISQGEVHGGKKITGVVALLLIAIVLTAVLALGLLGEYTAIAALPFAVFLAIRILPNFIKAAREPIAENIRNAVKIGVLSLIVLDATVASGFAGLYYGLFVLILLPISMKLAKVFAVT